A region from the Myripristis murdjan chromosome 23, fMyrMur1.1, whole genome shotgun sequence genome encodes:
- the LOC115355637 gene encoding zinc finger and SCAN domain-containing protein 20-like, translating into MASKPVAWTDEEVETLLCLVADDRVQRELDGATRNQRVYREVSERMAAHGYPRTVKQCREKLKELQSDYRAVKEHSGRSGSKRRDWEWFSRRDAIYGRRPASDGFELGLALLETMIEDDKEPASSTSIMDPPSSPAPPTSTSSTSQRRAVHGKRKRGHRLDLPELLAEMRADEERNRAERHQHIQLLLNEAREAREHEAALQREQMAQTAAFNQAFLGVLGQLVQVMSSRRV; encoded by the exons atggcaagcaaacctgTGGCATGGACAGACGAGGAGGTGGAGACGCTTCTGTGTTTGGTGGCGGACGACAGagtccagagggagctggacggggCGACCCGCAACCAGAGAGTCTACCGGGAGGTGTCCGAGCGGATGGCCGCGCACGGATACCCGCGGACAGTGAAGCAGTGTCGGGAGAAGCTTAAAGAGCTGCAGAGCGACTACAGAGCCGTAAAGGAGCACAGCGGCAGGAGCGGGTCTAAGCGCAGAGACTGGGAGTGGTTCAGCCGGAGGGACGCCATTTACGGGCGCCGACCGGCGAGCGACGGCTTCGAGTTGGGCCTGGCTTTGCTGGAGACCATGATCGAGGATG ACAAGGAGCCGGCAAGTTCCACCTCCATCATGGACCCCCCAAGCTCTCCAGCGCCACCTACATCGACCTCCAGCACGTCACAGCGGCGTGCTGTTCATG gcaagaggaagaggggcCACAGGCTGGACCTCCCGGAGCTGCTGGCTGAGATGCGGGCTGATGAGGAGCGGAACCGGGCCGAGAGACACCAGCACATCCAGCTGCTCCTCAACGAAGCACGTGAGGCAAGGGAGCATGAGGCTGCTTTACAAAGGGAGCAAATGGCCCAGACTGCTGCCTTCAACCAGGCATTCCTGGGTGTGCTGGGCCAGCTGGTGCAGGTGATGAGCAGCCGGCGAGTGTGa
- the LOC115355207 gene encoding histone H1-like encodes MAEVAPAAPPAPAPAKAPAKAPKKKSAKPKPKGGLSISERIVKVVSASKERKGVSLAALKKALASDGYDVDKNRSRIKLALVALVNKAVLVQIKGTGASGSFRLAKKDSGAAKSFKKPAAKKSTAKKATAAKKPAATKPKKAAAKSAAKKSPAKAKKPAAAKKKLSKPTKKPAAAKKSVSPKKAKKVTKPVKKSKVSKPKATKTSKPKPKKAAAKK; translated from the coding sequence ATGGCAGAAGTTGCTCCAGCTGCGCCTCCCGCTCCTGCTCCGGCCAAAGCGCCGGCTAAAGCCCCGAAGAAGAAGTCTGCCAAGCCCAAGCCTAAGGGCGGCCTCAGCATCAGCGAGCGGATCGTCAAGGTCGTGTCTGCGTCCAAGGAGCGCAAAGGCGTTTCTCTGGCCGCTCTCAAGAAAGCTCTGGCCAGCGACGGCTACGACGTGGACAAGAACAGATCCCGCATCAAACTGGCCCTGGTGGCGCTGGTCAACAAAGCAGTTCTGGTCCAGATTAAAGGCACCGGAGCCTCCGGCTCTTTCCGCCTCGCCAAGAAGGACAGCGGCGCCGCCAAGTCCTTCAAGAAGCCAGCCGCTAAAAAGTCAACTGCCAAGAAAGCCACCGCTGCTAAGAAACCTGCAGCCACGAAGCCCAAAAAAGCAGCCGCCAAATCTGCAGCCAAGAAATCTCCGGCCAAGGCCAAGAAACCCGCAGCCGCCAAGAAGAAACTCTCCAAGCCCACGAAGAAACCCGCCGCAGCCAAGAAGTCCGTGAGCCCCAAGAAGGCCAAGAAGGTTACCAAGCCCGTCAAGAAGAGCAAAGTCAGCAAACCCAAAGCTACCAAAACCAGCAAGCCCAAACCCAAGAAGGCTGCAGCCAAGAAGTGA
- the LOC115355208 gene encoding histone H1-like, with translation MAEVAPAAPPAPAPAKAPAKAPKKKSVKPKPKGGLSISERIVKVVSASKERKGVSLAALKKALANDGYDVDKNRSRIKLALVALVNKAVLVQIKGTGASGSFRLAKKDSGAAKPSKKPAAKKSTAKTAAAKKPAATKPKKPAAKSAAKKSPAKAKKPAAAKKKSVKATKPRSPKKAKKVNKPKASPVKKSKASKPKAAAKTSKPKPKKAAAKK, from the coding sequence atggCAGAAGTTGCTCCAGCTGCGCCTCCCGCTCCTGCTCCGGCCAAAGCGCCGGCTAAAGCGCCGAAGAAGAAGTCTGTCAAGCCCAAGCCTAAGGGCGGCCTCAGCATCAGCGAGCGGATCGTCAAGGTCGTGTCTGCGTCCAAGGAGCGCAAAGGCGTTTCTCTGGCCGCCCTCAAGAAAGCTCTGGCCAACGACGGCTACGACGTGGACAAGAACAGATCCCGCATCAAACTGGCCCTGGTGGCGCTGGTCAACAAAGCAGTTCTGGTCCAGATTAAAGGCACCGGAGCCTCCGGCTCTTTCCGCCTCGCCAAGAAGGACAGCGGCGCCGCCAAGCCCTCCAAGAAACCAGCCGCTAAAAAGTCAACTGCCAAGACAGCCGCCGCTAAGAAACCTGCAGCCACGAAGCCCAAAAAACCAGCCGCCAAATCTGCAGCCAAGAAATCTCCGGCCAAGGCCAAGAAACCCGCAGCCGCCAAGAAGAAATCCGTCAAGGCCACAAAGCCCAGGAGCCCCAAGAAGGCTAAGAAGGTCAACAAGCCTAAAGCTTCTCCCGTCAAGAAGAGCAAAGCCAGCAAACCCAAAGCTGCTGCCAAAACCAGCAAGCCCAAACCCAAGAAGGCTGCAGCCAAGAAGTGA
- the LOC115355210 gene encoding histone H2A-like, which produces MSGRGKTGGKARAKAKSRSSRAGLQFPVGRVHRLLRKGNYAERVGAGAPVYLAAVLEYLTAEILELAGNAARDNKKTRIIPRHLQLAVRNDEELNKLLGRVTIAQGGVLPNIQAVLLPKKTEKQAKAK; this is translated from the coding sequence ATGAGCGGAAGAGGAAAAACCGGCGGCAAGGCTCGCGCTAAGGCCAAGAGTCGTTCATCTCGCGCCGGGCTCCAGTTCCCGGTCGGCCGCGTGCACAGGCTGCTCCGCAAGGGGAACTACGCCGAGCGGGTCGGCGCCGGAGCCCCGGTGTACCTGGCCGCCGTGCTGGAGTACCTGACCGCTGAGATCCTCGAGCTGGCCGGGAACGCCGCGCGCGACAACAAGAAGACCCGCATTATCCCGCGTCACCTGCAGCTGGCCGTCCGCAACGACGAGGAGCTCAACAAGCTGCTGGGCAGAGTGACCATCGCTCAGGGCGGCGTGCTGCCCAACATCCAGGCCGTGCTGCTGCCCAAGAAGACCGAGAAGCAGGCCAAGGCCAAGTAg
- the LOC115355211 gene encoding histone H2B-like, whose product MPEPAKSAPKKGSKKAVSKTAGKSGRKRRRPRKESYAIYVYKVLKQVHPDTGISSKAMGIMNSFVSDIFERIAGEASRLAHYNKRSTITSREIQTAVRLLLPGELAKHAVSEGTKAVTKYTSSK is encoded by the coding sequence ATGCCTGAACCAGCCAAGTCTGCGCCCAAGAAGGGCTCCAAGAAAGCCGTCAGCAAGACCGCCGGCAAGAGCGGCAGGAAGCGCCGCAGGCCCAGGAAGGAGAGCTACGCTATCTACGTGTACAAGGTGCTCAAGCAGGTGCACCCCGACACCGGCATCTCCTCCAAGGCCATGGGCATCATGAACTCCTTCGTCAGCGACATCTTCGAGCGCATCGCCGGCGAGGCGTCCCGCCTGGCTCACTACAACAAGCGCTCCACCATCACCTCCAGGGAGATCCAGACCGCCGTCCGCCTGCTGCTGCCCGGGGAGCTGGCCAAGCACGCCGTGTCCGAGGGCACCAAGGCCGTCACCAAGTACACCAGCTCCAAGTGA